CGCAGCCGTCGTCAGCGACACGCTCGTCCTGTGCCGTCACGCCGACCTGATCGCGGTCGGGCTACCTGTCCCCGCTCCACAGGACGTCATCGGCAACGGCAACTTCTGGTCATTAAGCGAACGCGGTGCCACGTACCTGTCCGCGCCCCTCTCCCGACGCTGGGCAATGCTCGTCGACGGATGGCGCCACAGCCCGCACGCCCCGTGGTCGGCGCAGGATGACGCCGGCACCGACGCCCACCTGCTGCAGGAATCCCTGGACGCAGCCGAAGCAGCGGCACTCCGGGGTGTCGTCGCCGCCAGTGGACAGGTCATCACGGCGGAGGGACTGTGGCGGATCCGGCCGTCCGTCGCAGCGGTGACATCCGAGGCCGCCGTCGACAATGTCCGCGACGAGTGTGTGATCCTGGGGCTGTCCGCAGACGGGGAACCGTCCTCGGCGGCCGTCGCACTGGCCGCCACCGTATCCGACGGAGACAGTGACAGTGCCGACGAAGACCGGCTCACCGCCGCACTGGCCGACATCCTGCCTGCCCCGGTCGGCATGCTGATCATCCAGGCGGACATGACGATCCTCGCCCCCGGACTGCTCGACGGGGACACCGAAGCGAAACTGCGGGCCTTCGCTGACGTCGAGTCCACCGGTATGGCCAGCGTCTGGCGGGTGACCAGGGAGAGCATGCAACGTGCCGTGGAACGGGGAGAAACCGCCGAAGGTATCGAGGACTTCCTGGCAGGCATGGCACCCGATGTCCCCCAGTCCCTGTGGTACCTGATCCAGGACACGTTCCGCACCCACCGTCCCGAAACCCCGGTGGTCGGCAGCACTGCCGCCAGCGTGTTGACCGCACCCGACGAAAAGTCCATGGCCGCGATCATGGACACCGACGCCGCGGAGGAAACAGGACTCCGCCTGCTCTCCCCCACCGTCGCCGCGAGCTCGGTGCAGTTGTCGCTGGTGGTCGAGGCACTGGAGGACGAAGGTGTGACCATCAGCATCGACGGCGACACCGGCACCGGACGTGCCACCGCGGCACCGGTGTTCTCCACCGTCCCGGACCCGGACCGTCCCGCGACGTCCTTCACACAGGTCGCCGACCAGCTCGCCGGCGCGGTAGAGGGGTTCCGTCGCACCCGTCAGGACGAGGACGACGAGGCGGGCCACAGCGGCGAGACCACACGTGTCCACGAACCCCGTGCCATCATGGCCGCTCTACGTCACGCCTACGACGCAGGGACCTCAGTGGAGATCAGCTACGTCGACGCCACCGGGTCAGCCGTGCACGAGTGGATCTCCGTGGTCACGATGAGCCCGGTGTCGATCATCGGCGTCACCGAGGCCGGTGGTCAGTCGCTGCACATCCAACCGCACCGCGTCGCCTGGGTAGGCACACCGGTAGAAGCGACCGATGAACCGTGACTGACGTGAACGGTGTCAACGCGTAGAATGATCTGGTTGCACAAGCGGCAACGCACACCTGCACCAACCCCTGTGAGGAGGCACCCGTGGGACTCGGCGACGGCCCGCTGATCGTCCAGTCGGACAAGACCGTGCTGCTGGAGATCGGGCACGCCCAGGCGCAGGAGGCCCGCACCGCGCTGGCCCCCTTCGCGGAACTGGAACGCGCCCCCGAACACGTCCACACCTACCGCATCACGCCGCTGGCCCTGTGGAACGCCCGGGCCGCGGGACACGACGCCGAACAGGTCGTGCACGTGCTGGAAACCTACTCCCGGTTCCCCGTCCCCCAACCCCTGCTGGTGGACGTGGCCGAGACGATGGAACGCTACGGTCGGCTCATTCTTGCCAACCATCCCGCCCACGGGCTGGTGCTGGAATCGACCGACCGTGCGGTCCTCGCCGAGATTCGTCGGCACAAGAAGATCCGCCCGATGCTCGGTGAGGAGATTGACGAGGACACCCTCATCGTCCACCCCTCCGAACGTGGCCGGCTGAAGCAGGAACTGGTCAAGGTCGGATGGCCCGCAGAAGACCTCGCCGGCTATGTCGACGGCGAAGCACACCCCATCACGCTGTCCACCGAACAGGAAAACTGGCAGCTGCGCGACTACCAGGAGATGGCCGCCGACTCCTTCTGGGCCGGTGGCTCCGGCGTGGTGGTGCTGCCCTGCGGCGCCGGCAAGACAATGGTCGGCGCAGCGTCCATGGCGAAGTCCCAGACCACGACGCTGATCCTGGTGACCAACACCGTCGCCGGACGGCAGTGGAAGGACGAGCTCGTCCGGCGCACCTCCCTCACCGAAGATGAGATCGGCGAGTACTCAGGCGAAAAGAAGGAGATCCGCCCCGTCACCATCGCCACCTACCAGGTCGTCACCCGCAAGACGAAGGGCGAGTTCCGTGCCCTGGAACTCTTCGACTCCCGTGACTGGGGCCTGATCATCTACGACGAGGTGCATCTGCTGCCCGCCCCGGTGTTCCGCATGACCAGTGACCTGCAGTCGCGCCGACGCCTGGGCCTGACCGCCACGCTGGTGCGCGAAGACGGTCGCGAGGACGACGTCTTCAGTCTCATCGGCCCTAAACGCTACGACGCCCCCTGGAAGGACATCGAAGCCCAGGGCTGGATCGCCCCCGCCGACTGCACCGAGGTGCGCGTACAACTCACCGAGTCCGAGCGCATGGTGTACGCCACCGCCGAACAGAACGAGAAATACCGGCTGGCGGCGTGTTCACCGGCCAAGAACCGGATCGTCCGCAGGATCCTCGACCAGCACCCCGACGAACCGACACTGGTCATCGGTGCCTACATCGACCAGCTCGAGGAACTCGGTGACGAACTCGACGCGCCGGTCATCGACGGACGCACCACCACGCACCGCCGCGAGGAACTCTACGCTGCCTTCCGCAGCGGCGAGTTGCGCGTCCTCATCGTGTCGAAGGTGGCGAACTTCTCCATCGACCTGCCTGGCGCATCGGTCGCGGTTCAGGTCTCGGGAACCTTCGGCTCCCGTCAGGAGGAGGCCCAGCGGCTGGGCCGGATTCTGCGGCCGAAGCCAGACGGTGGCCCCGCATACTTCTACTCCGTCGTCGCCCGCGACACGTTGGACGCCGACTACGCCGCCCACCGTCAGCGCTTCCTGGCGGAACAGGGGTACGGCTACCGCATCATCGACTCGGTCGACCTGTAGGATCATTCACCGTGGTCAGCTTCAACTTCACTGTCGACGAGCCCTTCGCCCGCAAACACAACGAGTTCTTCCGTGACTCCCGCCGGTTCCAGTGGTCGGCCGGGTTGATGGGCGCGATCATGATCGCCGCTGCAGTGATCCTGTTCGTGGTCGTGGACGCGGGCTGGGCGGTGATCGTGGGCATCGCCGCAGTGATCATGGCGCTGATCTGCTTCATCATGGTGCCGGTGTTCCCCCGCCAACTCGGATCGCCGCAACACTACTACGACGCCTACGCGCTTGCCCCCACCGTGATCGCCCAGGTCAACCCACGTGACGTCGTCCTGATGTCGCTGGTGGACACCGCGGCCACCGGTGCCGCCAGGTCACGTCCGGCCCTCGCACTGCGCACCGTGACATCGATCCCCGGGGTGGAACGCAAGGTCGGTGAGCGGGTGCCGGCGATGGCCGTCACCGGAATGCGGTCAGTGGGCCAGCAGGAGCACTGGGAACAGATCTCCCCGATGCCGGTGGCGTGGGGGACACAGGACCGGTCCGTGGTCGCCGAGGCAGAGAAGGCCATCCCGGAGTCGGAGTGGGCCCGGCTGGAGTCCCTGATCGACCGGCTCGAGGACGTGCAGAAGACCCGGCACCTGCTGCTCGAGCTGGAGTAGGTTCCGGCACGTCCCCATGCCGACGCCGAATTGTCGCCCTCCCAGGTAGGAAATCGGGTCGATTCCCGACTCGGGCGGGCGACAATTCGACATACGGGGGCTACCGGAAGCGTTCGGCGATTTCCTGCAGTCTCGCTGCATGGACGGACCAGTCCGCCTCGTCCGGGAGGTTCGTGTTGTTCTTCCGCAGCCCGATGCTGCCGTCGAGTTGTTCCCGCAGGATGTCCGCATGTCCTGCATGACGGGCAGTCTCCGCGATGACATGGGTGGCGATCTCACCCAGACTCTTGCGCCTCCTGTCCGCCGGCCAGTGGCGCACCGTACCAACATCGCTCACCGGACGCCGGGACAACGTCTCATTGGAGAACTCCCAGACCCTGCGGTAGAAGGCGATGATGTCGTCGACAGTCTCATCCGGAGCAAGATAGAGGTCGATGTGCGGGTCAACGTCGGCCTGTTCGACGGTAATGCGCTCGCCTGCGACCGGCCATTCCCGTCCGAAAGTCTCCCCGAAGTAGCCGATTTCGGTGTGTGCGACGTGTTTGACCAGGCCTGCCAGGTTCGTGCCGGTGGCGGTGAGGGGACGGCGCGCGTCGTACTCACTGACTCCCTCCACTTTCCACAGCAGGGCATCGCGACTGGCCTGGAGGTAGTGGAGCAGGAATCCGTTGGTGTCGTCGAGGTTCATGGGTCCATCATGACCCTTGCCTGCGTGGAATGTAGCGTCATGCAGCCCCCAGCTTCTCCCGCTACACTGGGACTCACTGACGGTGATTGTTCAACAATCACCGTCAGTGAGTCCCAGTGCAGAGACGAAAGGCCCCGATGCCCACCATCGACCTGAACGCCGACCTGGGCGAGACCACCGGTGGCATCGCCGTGGCCGACGACCCAGCCATGATCGCCTTGGTCTCCAGCGCCAATGTCGCGACCGGGTTCCATGCGGGTGACCCCCACGACATCGCCGCCACCGTCCGCGCCGCCGCTGAACGCGGAGTTACCGTCGGGGCGCACATCGGCTACCGGGATCCCGGAAACTTCGGGCGAACCACCCTCGACATCGACCCCGACCAGCTTGCCGACGAGACTCTCTATCAGATCGGTGCACTCGATGCCCTGGCCCGGGCCCACGGGACGAAAGTCAGCTACGTCAAACCTCACGGAGCGCTCTACAACACCATCGTGCACGACAAGTCACAGGCCCGGGCGGTCGTCGACGGTGTCCGGGCATTCGGTGACCTGCCGCTCATGCTCCTGCCCGGCAGTGTTGCAATCGACCTCGCCGAGGGTAAAGGCCTGCGGGTGATCCGGGAGGCGTTCGCCGACCGCAACTACACTTCTGCCGGCACGCTTGTCCCCCGGTCGGAGGCGGACGCCGTGATCACCGATCCGGACGCTGTCGCCGCGCGCGTCCTGCAGGTAGCCACCACCGGCGCCGTTACCGCAGTGGACGGCACGGTCCTGCGCGTCGATGCTGAATCGGTGTGCATCCACGGTGACTCCCCGGGCGCGGTGGAGCTCTCCCGGATGATCGTCGAGAAACTTCGCGCCGACGGCATCGATATCAGGAGTTTCCTGTGACCACGGATGCGACACCGGATGCGACACCGGTCCACCGGGTCGGCTCGCGGGCGGCGCTCGTCGATCTTCCGGACCTGGCGACGGCAATGGTCTGGCACTCCCATCTGGCCACCCACCCGTTAAGAGGCCAGCGCGACATCATCGCCGCAGCCCGTACCGTCCTCGTTGTGCTGGATTCACCGTCGGCGGCAACGGCGGCGATGAAGCAGCTCAGGACACTCCGCCCTACCGAAAGCGCTGGCGGGAATGCATCCCGGACTGTGACCGTCGACGTCGTCTACGACGGCCCCGACCTGGAGACGGTCGCTGACCAGCTCGGCACCACGGTCGACGGGGTGATCGAGCACCACACCTCGTCGACGTGGACGGGTGCATTCGGTGGTTTCGCGCCGGGGTTCACCTACTGTGTGGGTGACAAGGTACCGTCCGTCTCCCGCCGGGACTCTCCCCGCACGGAGGTCCCGGACGGAGCCGTGGGCCTGGCGGGTGAGTTCTCCGCAGTGTATCCCCGCAGTTCACCGGGTGGCTGGCAGCTGATCGGCACGTCCGCGACTCCGGTGTGGGACGCATCGGAGCAGGAGCCTGCCCTGATCCGACCGGGCGACCGTGTGGCGTACCGGGCGGTCAGGGAACGGGTGGAGGTCTGCCCGTCGGCTCCCGAACGCGACGGCGACGTGCAGGAACGCGCTTCTCTGACGCTGACCGACCCCGGTCTGCTCACAGTGATCGAAGATGCCGGCCGCCCTGGGCACGGCGGGGTGGGAGTCACCGGCTCCGGTGCCGCAGACATGGCCTCAGCCCAGGTCGCCAACGACGTCGTGGGCAACCACCCCGGAGACGCGGTCCTGGAGAACATCGGCGGACTGTCACTGACGGCCCTGCAGGATGTGGTGGTCGCGGTCACCGGCGCGGAAACCACGGTCACGGTAGACGGTCGCAGCCGAGCGTTGGCCTCTCCCCTGCTGGTCACCGAGGGGTCGACGCTGGTGGTTCCGGGCGTCGACGACCCTCACCACGGGCTACGCAGCTATGTCGCGGTACGGGGCGGTGTCCGGCACAACGGAGAGGTGCTGGGGTCGCTGTCGTCGGATGTTCTCTCGGGTCTCGGGCCAGGTCCACTGGTCGCCGGCTCCGCGATCGAGGTGGGTGCCGGCCAGGTGGCTCCGACCCGTACGGGCACCAATCCGGTGCGTGTCCCGGATGTGCTGCGCGTCGTCGCCGGCCCCCGTGACGCCTGGTTCGCCGACGGAACGGAGGCACTCACGGGTCGGGAGTGGACGGTCAGTCCGTCGTCGAACCGGGTGGGGGTGCGACTGTCGGGCACTGCCGTGAACCGCAGCGACGACCGGGAGCTTCCGAGTGAGGGGATGGTCGCCGGCTCTGTCCAGGTGCCGCCGGACGGTCAGCCCGTCCTTTTTCTACGGGATCATGCCGTCACCGGCGGCTACCCCGTCATCGCCACTGTCATCGCCGAGGACCTCGACGCCGCCGCCCAGCTGGCTCCCGGCGCGACGGTCAGATTCGAGGAGTACACATGAGCACCATCTCATCCGTCCTGATCGCCAACCGCGGGGAGATCGCGGTGCGCATCGCCCGCGCCGCCCACGACCTGGGCATTCGCACGGTCGCGGTGTACACCGACGCCGATGTCGGGGCCGTGCACACCGAGATGACCGAACAAGCGTACGCGGTGTCCTCCTACCTCGACGTCGACGCGCTGCTCGAGGTCGCGTCCCGCGCCGGTGTCGACAGCGTGCACCCCGGGTACGGGTTCCTGTCGGAGAATGCCGACGCCGCCCGCGCGGTGCAGGATGCCGGACTGGTGTGGGTCGGCCCGTCACCGGAGACCATTGAGACCCTGGGCGACAAGATGGCGGCGCGGCAGCTGGCCGAGCGGTCCGGGGCCCCGTTGGCACCGGGTACGTCTGAACCGCTGACATCCTGGGAGCAGGCCCGGGACTTCGCCGAGGACGTCGGTCTGCCGATCGCGATCAAAGCCGCCTTCGGTGGTGGCGGACGTGGTCTGAAAGTCGTCACCGAGGATGACGGGCTGGGGGCGATTGAAGATGCCTTCGCTGCCGCTGGTCGGGAGTCGCAGGAAGCCTTCGGGCGTGCGGAGTGCTTCGTGGAGAAGTTCCTCGCCCGCCCCCGGCACGTCGAGGCCCAGGTGCTGGCGGACATGCACGGTGCGGTCGCGGTGATCGGTACCCGTGACTGCTCGACCCAGCGCAGATTCCAGAAACTCGTCGAGGAAGCGCCTGCACCGTTCCTGTCCGAGGAACAGAACCGGCTGATCGTCGACGGTGCCCGCGAGGTCTGTCGTGCGGCCGAGTACGTCGGCGCGGGGACGGTGGAGTTCATCGTCGCCGAGGACGGCACCGTATCCTTCCTCGAGGTCAACACCCGCCTGCAGGTCGAGCACCCGGTGACCGAGGCCGTCTCCGGGATCGACATCGTCCACGAGCAGTTCCGTATCGCCGCCGGAGAGCGGCTGGGCGTTGATCCGGACGCGGACCCCGCCACCCACGGCCATGCCGTGGAGTTCCGGATCAATGCCGAGGACGTCGCCCACGGCTTCGCCCCCTGCCCGGGGACGGTGACCCGCTTCGAACCTCCGACAGGACCGGGAATCCGTGTGGACAGCGGCGTCCGCTCCGGGTCAACGATCCCGGGCAGCTACGACTCGCTGCTGGCGAAACTGGTCGTGTGGGGGCCTGACCGCGACACTGCTCTGCGGCGGGCCCGCGCCGCCCTCGACGAGTTCCATGTCGACGGTGTGCGGACCGTCCTGCCGTTCCACCGCGACATCGTGCGGGAGCCGGCGTGGACCGCCCCCGACGGCGCGGCAAGCTTCCGCATGTGCACCGACTGGGTCGACCGCGAATACGTACCCGGCGCGCACACCGTCTCCCCTGACGTCACGTTCGACGACATCTACGTCGAGCGCACCACCCTCGCGGTGGAGATCGGCGGAACACTACAGCATGTGCGGGTACCGTCTGTACTGCTGCAGCGCGGGGACGCCGCGCGAGGGGGGAGCACCGCCACCGGGAACAGTGACGGGCACCCCGGGGATGTCCCCGCGCCCTTCGCGGGCACGCTGGTGGAGTGGAAGGTCTCCGACGGTGACACTGTCGAGGAGAACCAGACACTTGCCACGGTCGAGGCGATGAAGATGGAGGCCACCGTCACGTCGCCGGCTTCCGGCACGATCCAGCTCATCGCGGATGCCGGGGACGTCATCGCCCGCGGAGACATCCTCGCCAGGATCGTGGAGGAGTAGACGTGCGTGCCCAGACAGCTGCCCAGCAGCTCCGCCTCGCCGTGTCCGCCGGCGAATTCACCCCGGGGCAGAAGCTCAGCGAGGTCGCGGCGGCGCAACGCTTCGGTATTTCCCGCAATACACTGCGCGAAAGCTATGCCACACTCATCGCCGACGGTGTCCTCGAGCGTATCCCCCATCGTGGCGTGTTCATCGCCTCGCCCGGCGCCGCTGACGTGCACAGCCTCTTCCTCGCCCGCGCCGTCGTCGAGCCCGGGGCACTGTTGTGGGGCGAAGCCCCCGATGTCGAAACCCTGGACAGGATCGTCGCCGCGGCAGAGACACACCAGAAGGCGGACGATCTGGCAGCGACGGCGACGGCGAATCAGGAGTTTCACCGCACCGTGGTGGCAGCGGCCGGTTCGGACCTGCTCAACGAGGAGATGGAACGACTACTCGCCCGGATGCGCCTGGTGTTCCTGCAGGCCGAACGGCGCGATCCCGGATTTCACGGGAGTTTCGTCCCCGTCAACCGGAGTGTTGTCGCTCTGCTGCAGGCCGGTAACCGGGAGGAGGCGGCGTCCCTGCTGCGCGCATCCCTGCTGGACACGAGCGAGTCGCTGTCCTCCCTGATCGGGTGACCTGCACCCGACGGGCCAGAGAGATCAGAAGGGTCAGAGGTCCCCGGTCTCGAGGAATTCCAGCACCCGATCGCGGTACACTCCTGCGTCAATCCCCCGCTCCGCCAGCCACGCCTCCGAGTAATACTTGTCGAGGTAGCGTTCCCCGGAATCGCAGATCAGTGACACCACGCTTCCGCGCTCGCCGGCGTGCACCATCTCGGAGACCAGTCGCAGCGCGGCCCACAGTCCGGTGCCTGTGGACCCGCCGGCCCGGATTCCGGTCACCTGTTCCAGCGCCTGGATCGCACCGATCGCTGCAGCATCGGGCACACCCATCATCCGGTCGACGACGGTGCCGGTGAAACTCGGTTCCACCCTTTGGCGGCCGATGCCCTCGATCCGCGACGGCGCCTGTGTCGTCACCGCGGTGTCCCCCGCCTCCCAGCCTGGCAGGAATGCCGAGTTCTCCGGATCGGCGACGCACAGCCCCGTCATCCGTCCGGTGTAGCGCACGTAGCGGCCCAGGGTCGACGAGGTCCCGCCGGTACCAGCCGTCGCAACGATCCAGGTCGGCTCGGGGTGCCGTTCCATCGCCATCTGACGGAAAACGGACTCGGCGATGTTGTTGTTGCCTCGCCAGTCGGTGGCCCGCTCGGCGTAGGTGAACTGGTCCATGTAGTGGCCACCGCTCTCCTGCGCGATGTCCGCAGCAACCGCGTAGACGGTGGACGGGTCATCAACGAAGCGGACATCGGCGCCGTACGACCTGATCAGACGAACCTTCTCGGCACTGGTGGTCGCCGCGACGACGGTAATGAACGGCACACCGATGAGCCTGGCGAAGTAGGCCTCCGAAATCGCGGTCGAGCCGGATGAAGCCTCAACGACCGGCGCGTCTGGCCGGATCCACCCGTTACTCAGTGCATAGAGGAACAGGGAGCGGGCGAGCCGGTGTTTCAACGAACCGGTAGGGTGCGTCGACTCGTCCTTGAGGTAGAGGTCCACGCCCCATGCCTCCAGCAGGGGGACCGACAACAGGTGGGTGTCGGCGGAACGGCACTGGTCCGCCTTCACTTTCGCGATAGCCCCGGCGAGCCAGCGGCGCCCGTCCCCGTCGTACCGGTTGAGGTCACGCACCCCTACCATCGCGCCAGCCATGCCGCATCGTCGCTAATCCGCCGTCGCCACACGTCCGGGACCCCGAGGATGTGCTCGGAGAGATAGGCCCGGAACTCGTGGCCCGGTGCACTGCCGGTGAAGAAGTCCTGCACCTGCTCTGCCGGTGTGCCTCGGGAGTCCTCGGAGGCCACCGACACCAGTGTGCGCACCTGCGACAACTCCGGAGGGGCAGCGATCAGTTCAGGGGAGATCCGGGGCGTCATGGCCAACAGGAAGTCCGCCTCCTCGACAACGTCCCGGGCAAGCCCGAAGCCGGAGCCGAAGGTGATCAGGCCGGTGCGTTGGTCCGGTCGGTCCCACCCGCGTACCTCGCGGAACGCCGCGGCAACGGCTGCCTGCGTCCGTTCCGGCGACGCATCCTCGCCGTAGGCAGGCAACGGATAGACCAGATCCACCACGGTCACCCCGGACTTCTCCGCCAGTGCGGCGAACAACGGCAGCCAGAGCTGGTCGTGGG
The genomic region above belongs to Corynebacterium glyciniphilum AJ 3170 and contains:
- a CDS encoding helicase-associated domain-containing protein, with product MPDSFPTYADWLSGHPDDVLVDLLWRLRAFHPSSLGSVSDVAALRRLDATGLAVLHALVVAGADHQPVELEDVTTNLTQLWDAAGTDPERRADTAAVRATTHTLASWGLVFGPGLSVSPQDPTTAPGAMKVPMHLPPLFSATTDLPWVLVDGYRCPIPTEDLPEVLNALPTRQRRLLDTLELSGGIGHSATLDDPERPLARMIAAGLLDRVDAQTARLSLRVSASISGRVVPLPGGDFSALESPVASSRPDARTDATAVARVVETARLVADVLQQIGNTPVRPLNAGGIGVREIARLSKALGLDAAVVSDTLVLCRHADLIAVGLPVPAPQDVIGNGNFWSLSERGATYLSAPLSRRWAMLVDGWRHSPHAPWSAQDDAGTDAHLLQESLDAAEAAALRGVVAASGQVITAEGLWRIRPSVAAVTSEAAVDNVRDECVILGLSADGEPSSAAVALAATVSDGDSDSADEDRLTAALADILPAPVGMLIIQADMTILAPGLLDGDTEAKLRAFADVESTGMASVWRVTRESMQRAVERGETAEGIEDFLAGMAPDVPQSLWYLIQDTFRTHRPETPVVGSTAASVLTAPDEKSMAAIMDTDAAEETGLRLLSPTVAASSVQLSLVVEALEDEGVTISIDGDTGTGRATAAPVFSTVPDPDRPATSFTQVADQLAGAVEGFRRTRQDEDDEAGHSGETTRVHEPRAIMAALRHAYDAGTSVEISYVDATGSAVHEWISVVTMSPVSIIGVTEAGGQSLHIQPHRVAWVGTPVEATDEP
- a CDS encoding DNA repair helicase XPB, whose protein sequence is MGLGDGPLIVQSDKTVLLEIGHAQAQEARTALAPFAELERAPEHVHTYRITPLALWNARAAGHDAEQVVHVLETYSRFPVPQPLLVDVAETMERYGRLILANHPAHGLVLESTDRAVLAEIRRHKKIRPMLGEEIDEDTLIVHPSERGRLKQELVKVGWPAEDLAGYVDGEAHPITLSTEQENWQLRDYQEMAADSFWAGGSGVVVLPCGAGKTMVGAASMAKSQTTTLILVTNTVAGRQWKDELVRRTSLTEDEIGEYSGEKKEIRPVTIATYQVVTRKTKGEFRALELFDSRDWGLIIYDEVHLLPAPVFRMTSDLQSRRRLGLTATLVREDGREDDVFSLIGPKRYDAPWKDIEAQGWIAPADCTEVRVQLTESERMVYATAEQNEKYRLAACSPAKNRIVRRILDQHPDEPTLVIGAYIDQLEELGDELDAPVIDGRTTTHRREELYAAFRSGELRVLIVSKVANFSIDLPGASVAVQVSGTFGSRQEEAQRLGRILRPKPDGGPAYFYSVVARDTLDADYAAHRQRFLAEQGYGYRIIDSVDL
- a CDS encoding DUF3239 domain-containing protein, whose product is MVSFNFTVDEPFARKHNEFFRDSRRFQWSAGLMGAIMIAAAVILFVVVDAGWAVIVGIAAVIMALICFIMVPVFPRQLGSPQHYYDAYALAPTVIAQVNPRDVVLMSLVDTAATGAARSRPALALRTVTSIPGVERKVGERVPAMAVTGMRSVGQQEHWEQISPMPVAWGTQDRSVVAEAEKAIPESEWARLESLIDRLEDVQKTRHLLLELE
- a CDS encoding DinB family protein, which produces MNLDDTNGFLLHYLQASRDALLWKVEGVSEYDARRPLTATGTNLAGLVKHVAHTEIGYFGETFGREWPVAGERITVEQADVDPHIDLYLAPDETVDDIIAFYRRVWEFSNETLSRRPVSDVGTVRHWPADRRRKSLGEIATHVIAETARHAGHADILREQLDGSIGLRKNNTNLPDEADWSVHAARLQEIAERFR
- a CDS encoding LamB/YcsF family protein; protein product: MPTIDLNADLGETTGGIAVADDPAMIALVSSANVATGFHAGDPHDIAATVRAAAERGVTVGAHIGYRDPGNFGRTTLDIDPDQLADETLYQIGALDALARAHGTKVSYVKPHGALYNTIVHDKSQARAVVDGVRAFGDLPLMLLPGSVAIDLAEGKGLRVIREAFADRNYTSAGTLVPRSEADAVITDPDAVAARVLQVATTGAVTAVDGTVLRVDAESVCIHGDSPGAVELSRMIVEKLRADGIDIRSFL
- a CDS encoding 5-oxoprolinase subunit B/C family protein; translated protein: MTTDATPDATPVHRVGSRAALVDLPDLATAMVWHSHLATHPLRGQRDIIAAARTVLVVLDSPSAATAAMKQLRTLRPTESAGGNASRTVTVDVVYDGPDLETVADQLGTTVDGVIEHHTSSTWTGAFGGFAPGFTYCVGDKVPSVSRRDSPRTEVPDGAVGLAGEFSAVYPRSSPGGWQLIGTSATPVWDASEQEPALIRPGDRVAYRAVRERVEVCPSAPERDGDVQERASLTLTDPGLLTVIEDAGRPGHGGVGVTGSGAADMASAQVANDVVGNHPGDAVLENIGGLSLTALQDVVVAVTGAETTVTVDGRSRALASPLLVTEGSTLVVPGVDDPHHGLRSYVAVRGGVRHNGEVLGSLSSDVLSGLGPGPLVAGSAIEVGAGQVAPTRTGTNPVRVPDVLRVVAGPRDAWFADGTEALTGREWTVSPSSNRVGVRLSGTAVNRSDDRELPSEGMVAGSVQVPPDGQPVLFLRDHAVTGGYPVIATVIAEDLDAAAQLAPGATVRFEEYT
- a CDS encoding acetyl/propionyl/methylcrotonyl-CoA carboxylase subunit alpha, which encodes MSTISSVLIANRGEIAVRIARAAHDLGIRTVAVYTDADVGAVHTEMTEQAYAVSSYLDVDALLEVASRAGVDSVHPGYGFLSENADAARAVQDAGLVWVGPSPETIETLGDKMAARQLAERSGAPLAPGTSEPLTSWEQARDFAEDVGLPIAIKAAFGGGGRGLKVVTEDDGLGAIEDAFAAAGRESQEAFGRAECFVEKFLARPRHVEAQVLADMHGAVAVIGTRDCSTQRRFQKLVEEAPAPFLSEEQNRLIVDGAREVCRAAEYVGAGTVEFIVAEDGTVSFLEVNTRLQVEHPVTEAVSGIDIVHEQFRIAAGERLGVDPDADPATHGHAVEFRINAEDVAHGFAPCPGTVTRFEPPTGPGIRVDSGVRSGSTIPGSYDSLLAKLVVWGPDRDTALRRARAALDEFHVDGVRTVLPFHRDIVREPAWTAPDGAASFRMCTDWVDREYVPGAHTVSPDVTFDDIYVERTTLAVEIGGTLQHVRVPSVLLQRGDAARGGSTATGNSDGHPGDVPAPFAGTLVEWKVSDGDTVEENQTLATVEAMKMEATVTSPASGTIQLIADAGDVIARGDILARIVEE
- a CDS encoding GntR family transcriptional regulator, whose translation is MRAQTAAQQLRLAVSAGEFTPGQKLSEVAAAQRFGISRNTLRESYATLIADGVLERIPHRGVFIASPGAADVHSLFLARAVVEPGALLWGEAPDVETLDRIVAAAETHQKADDLAATATANQEFHRTVVAAAGSDLLNEEMERLLARMRLVFLQAERRDPGFHGSFVPVNRSVVALLQAGNREEAASLLRASLLDTSESLSSLIG
- a CDS encoding PLP-dependent cysteine synthase family protein; the encoded protein is MAGAMVGVRDLNRYDGDGRRWLAGAIAKVKADQCRSADTHLLSVPLLEAWGVDLYLKDESTHPTGSLKHRLARSLFLYALSNGWIRPDAPVVEASSGSTAISEAYFARLIGVPFITVVAATTSAEKVRLIRSYGADVRFVDDPSTVYAVAADIAQESGGHYMDQFTYAERATDWRGNNNIAESVFRQMAMERHPEPTWIVATAGTGGTSSTLGRYVRYTGRMTGLCVADPENSAFLPGWEAGDTAVTTQAPSRIEGIGRQRVEPSFTGTVVDRMMGVPDAAAIGAIQALEQVTGIRAGGSTGTGLWAALRLVSEMVHAGERGSVVSLICDSGERYLDKYYSEAWLAERGIDAGVYRDRVLEFLETGDL
- a CDS encoding alpha/beta hydrolase family protein — encoded protein: MSIQPITATGADPDETVPLEQTDPATLPKGHPVDAQAGRDGISPRGQLTQLLNFFEDSYPEIFRSLTTDEAAESPDGVTADLKDRTERMWARVPDLITHCSLLVLGAGLDHAMPTSAFLKTGPSAEPVTPAGVQGTVLTPSEPTGAVAVSLHGGPGWFGDAEAHDQLWLPLFAALAEKSGVTVVDLVYPLPAYGEDASPERTQAAVAAAFREVRGWDRPDQRTGLITFGSGFGLARDVVEEADFLLAMTPRISPELIAAPPELSQVRTLVSVASEDSRGTPAEQVQDFFTGSAPGHEFRAYLSEHILGVPDVWRRRISDDAAWLARW